One window of the Archangium primigenium genome contains the following:
- a CDS encoding YiaA/YiaB family inner membrane protein — protein MSRPTHHNAIKQGHSGAWIIQTWLSFVLAIGVTSVGIWNLPVDGWQKAFLAMGMVFSVGSTFTLSKTVRDQHEQESITARIDEARVTKLLAEVDPVSLK, from the coding sequence ATGTCCCGCCCCACCCACCACAACGCGATCAAGCAGGGCCACAGCGGCGCCTGGATCATTCAGACTTGGCTGTCGTTCGTGCTGGCCATTGGCGTGACGTCGGTGGGGATCTGGAACCTGCCGGTGGACGGCTGGCAGAAGGCTTTCCTGGCCATGGGCATGGTGTTCAGCGTGGGCTCCACGTTCACCCTGTCCAAGACGGTGCGCGACCAGCACGAGCAGGAGAGCATCACGGCGCGCATCGACGAGGCGCGGGTGACCAAGCTGCTGGCCGAGGTGGACCCGGTGTCCCTGAAGTAG
- a CDS encoding LysR family transcriptional regulator produces MIQLQRLEGFYWVARCEGYARAARAFPYPITQPGVHQQIKRLEAELGVRLFERVGKDRVVLTPQGRVLYDAVAPFYEGLPALERVLKTGDVGGRLRIHASGHVLRHLLPPWLRGLRAQRPDIEVALFEAKVPAVPLVRSGETDLLVDHLPEVPPDLETRQVGKTRVFLVFPSGSRGAARGLVTPVPFRDELFITYSSDPHLRELQLAALAHFGVVPRRMYAADSSETILGFVAAGLGYSLLASLEPQGPKVEGVTSLPLTEPAREFPLYVAWRRSPQRNPLVDALLALAPKP; encoded by the coding sequence ATGATTCAGCTCCAGCGCCTCGAGGGCTTCTACTGGGTCGCCCGCTGCGAGGGCTACGCCCGCGCCGCCCGCGCCTTCCCGTACCCCATCACCCAGCCCGGCGTGCACCAGCAGATCAAACGTCTGGAGGCCGAGCTGGGGGTCCGCCTCTTCGAGCGCGTGGGCAAGGACCGCGTCGTGCTCACCCCCCAGGGCCGCGTGCTCTACGACGCCGTGGCGCCTTTCTACGAGGGTCTGCCCGCGCTCGAGCGGGTCCTGAAGACGGGCGACGTGGGCGGCCGCTTGCGCATCCACGCCTCCGGCCACGTCCTGCGCCACCTCCTGCCCCCGTGGCTGCGCGGCCTGCGCGCCCAACGGCCCGACATCGAGGTGGCCCTCTTCGAGGCCAAGGTGCCCGCCGTGCCCCTCGTGCGCTCGGGCGAGACGGACCTGCTCGTGGATCACCTGCCCGAGGTGCCGCCGGACCTGGAGACCCGCCAGGTGGGCAAGACGCGCGTCTTCCTCGTCTTCCCCTCGGGCTCACGCGGCGCGGCCCGGGGCCTGGTCACCCCCGTGCCCTTCCGCGACGAGCTCTTCATCACCTACAGCTCCGACCCCCACCTGCGGGAGCTGCAGCTCGCCGCGCTCGCCCACTTCGGCGTCGTGCCCCGCCGCATGTACGCCGCCGATTCCTCGGAGACCATCCTCGGCTTCGTGGCCGCGGGGCTCGGCTACTCGCTCCTGGCCTCCCTGGAGCCCCAGGGGCCCAAGGTCGAGGGCGTCACCTCCCTGCCCCTCACCGAGCCCGCCCGCGAGTTCCCCCTCTACGTCGCCTGGCGCCGCTCCCCCCAGCGCAACCCCCTCGTCGACGCCTTGCTCGCCCTCGCCCCCAAGCCGTGA